A window of Streptomyces sp. NBC_01142 genomic DNA:
TGGGAGGCTTCATCGCCCCGCCGAAGACGTATCCGTACAGCAGCACGGAGATGAAGGGGAACCCCAACTGCCAGGCGATCAGGACGGGTTGGCGCTGATAGTAGGTGAGACCGCGGCGCACGAGACTCCAGCAGTCGACCACCGCCCAGTACGCCCGCCCCCGCGAGCCCTCCACGTTCAGGTCCACCGCGCTCATGCCACCGCCTCCTTGCCGGTCGTCTCCGTACGGCGTCCGGTCAGGCGCAGGAACACATCGTCCAGGCTCGGCCGCCGCAGCCCGATGTCCTCCACCCCGACCCCCTCCTCCTGCAGCGTCCGCGCCACGTCCGTCAGCGCCGCGACCCGGTCCGTCACCGCCGCGTGCACCCGTCGCTCCGCCTCGTCCGTCTCCGGCCCCGTGTCCGCGACCCGCGCGACCGCCTTGAACGCCGCCGGCAGATCCGCCGCCTCGCCGACCACGACCTCGATCCGGTCGCCGCCCACCGTGTTCTTCAGTCCGTCCGGGGTGTCGTCAGCGATGGCCCGCCCCTGGTCGATGACCGTGATGTGCGAGGCGAGTTTGTCCGCCTCGTCCAGATACTGCGTCGTGAGCAGTACGGTCGTGCCGCCCGCCACCAACGCACGGACCGCGTCCCACACTTCGCCCCGCCCGCGCGGGTCGAGCCCGACCGTCGGCTCGTCCAGGAACAGCACGTCCGGCGCGAGGATCATCGATGCCGCCAGGTCCAGTCGCCTGCGCATGCCGCCGCTGTACGCGCCGACGCCCTTGCCTCCCGCCTCGACGAGGTCGAACTGTTCCAGCAGTTCGCCGGCCCGCAGCACCGCCCGCTTGCCTCCCAGGTGGAAGAGCCGGCCGAACATCTCCAGGTTCTGACGCCCTGTCAAGGTCCCGTCCAGCGCCGCGGACTGGCCGGCGAGCCCGATCCTGCTGCGCACGCGACGCGGATCGCGCGCCACATCGATGCCCGCGACCTCCGCCCGCCCGCCGTCGAACCGCAGCAGCGTCGCGAGCACGCGCACCGCGGTGGTCTTCCCGGCACCGTTCGGCCCGAGCAGGCCATGCACGGTGCCTTTGCGTACGGCAAGGTCGAAGCCGTCGAGGGCGCGTTTCTCCCCGTACCTCTTCTGGATCGCTTCGGCCAGCACGGCGTATTCGTTCACTGCCCCTCCGGTGATGTAACTGGGTACGGTGTACTCACATGAGAGTACAGCGTACCCAGTTCTTGTCCAGAGGATTAGGGTGAACCCATGACGACGACCGAAACGAGCGGCAGCGGCGACGTCTCGCGCAGCCTGGAACTCCTCTGGGGCACGGGCGAACGCCCCACCCGCGGCCCCAAGCCCGGACTCACCCTCGACCGGATCGTGACGACCGCGATCGAGGTCGCCGACGCCGAGGGACTGGCCGCCGTCTCGATGCGCCGGCTCTCCACCGAACTGGGCACCGGCACCATGTCCCTGTACCGGTACGTCCCCGGCAAGGCCGAGCTGCTCGACCTGATGCTGGACCGCGTCCAGGGCGTGCCGCCGACCGCGGCACAGCCCGAACCCGACGCGGACTGGCGCGCGGCCGTGGAGCGTCTGGCCCGCGCCCATCTCGAGCTGTTCCGGGCCCACCCGTGGCTGCTCAACATCAATCAGTCCCGCGCGGTCCTGGGCCCCCACACCGTGCGCGGCCTGGAGCTGTCCCTCGCCGCCCTGCAGGGCATGGGGCTCAGCGACCCCGAACTGATCTCGGTGATCATCACCGTGCAGAGCTTTGTGTACGGCATGGCCCGGATGGAGATCCAGACGGTCGAGGCGGCCAGGGAGACCGGCCTGAGCGACGAGGACTTCTGGGGGAACCAGCAGCCGTTCCTCGAGAAGGCCATGATGAGCGGGGAGTTTCCGCTGATGGCGGCCCTGTCGGAGGACGCGTTCGGCGAGTTCGACCACTTCGGGTTCGGGCTGCGACGCCTGGTCGATGGCCTCGAGGTGCTCGTACGACAGCGCGCGGAGGGTGGCGCGGAGGGCTGACGGCCAAGGTGTGTCTGGCCGGCCCCCGCCGCCAGTGACCGGCGGCGGGTGAGAGCCACGGCGGCGTCCGCTTCCGGCGCCGGGACGAGATGCTTGCGTCGCCGGAAGCGGTGCCCCCGGCGCCCGGCCCCGCCCTTCTCTTCCGTCAGCGGCGCCGCAGCAGCCGCTTCAGCCCGAGGACGAGGGCGGCCGCGCCGCCCAGGATGAGCACCCCGTAGGTGAGGCTGTTTCCGCCGTCTCCCGAGATCCCGTCGTCAGCGACTGAACCGCCCTCCTCGGAAGGCGACTTGTCGCCACCGCCCGACACGGAGTCCTTGTCGAGCGCGACCCGCTCCACCCCGCTCTGGTCCCCCTCCGAACCGAACATCAGCGCCTTGCCGTCGGACGAGTACGTCACGGACTCGGCCTGCCCCTGAATCGGCGCGCGCACCCGGTGGTCCGCCCCGAGCCTGCCGTTCTTCCACTCGTACCCCCGCGCACTGAAGTACGAGCGCAGTACGAGCTCCTTCCCGTCCGGCGAGAAGGCTCCGTCGGTCACCCACGGCACGTCCCCGATCCGCCGGAAGGTATTGGTCCCGGATGCGGTGAGCGTGGCGGGGCCCTCGTACAGCCCGCCGCCGTCCTCGTTCTTCGAGGCGATGTAGACCCGGCCGGTCTTGGGATGGACCATCATCGCCTCGGCGTTGCGCGCCCCGTCCGCGTACTTCACCGTGAACTGCGTCGCACGGACCGTCGCGTCCTTGAGCTCCTTCGGCTCCGGGAAGCGGTAGATCCAGACGTGGTCCCAGCTGCCGTCGAGGTTGTCGCCGATGTCCCCGACGTAGACACTCCCGTCGGCCCCGACGGAGATCGCCTCCATGTCGCGGGGCTTCCCGACCCCGGTCATCGTGATCGTCGCGACGGTCTCGCCGGTCCTGGAGTCGACGGCGAAGACGCGCGGCTCGTCCTGGTCGTTGTGCGTCCAGTAGATCCCCGGGTGCGCCCTGCTGGCGGCGAGCCCGCTGGACTCCTTGACCCTCGGGTCCTTGATCGTGAAGTCGGAGTCGTCGGCCACGGCGGGGCCGGCAGCGGTGAGCAGCACGACGGCCGCGGCCGCGGCGGCACCGGTGACGTACGGAAGCGAACGCATGCGCCCAAGCCTGCCACCTCCGGGCGATACCGAGCGCAGCACCCGCTTCGGACGGGGGCTCGACCTCACTGGTGGTGTTCCCGGACCGAGCAGTCGTGCGCGAAGAGCACCCTCCGCGGGTCGAAGTCCGCGAACCGCTCCAGCCAGGGCCGGCACGGGGGCAGTGGCTGTTCCCCGCCGTGCAGGGTGGCTCCGACCCGGGCCGTACGAAGTACCCCAGATCGAGGCGGTGCACCGCCGTGTTGTCGCCCATCCGGTCATCCTCGCGGGTGCTCGCCCCGTGTCCAGCCTCACATCGCAGACGGGCGCCGTGATCGGCCATGATTGCGCCCATGCGTTTTATGTTCGTCGGCGACTCCATGACCATCGGACGGGCCGGCGACTTCACCTGGCGCTTCCGGATGTGGCAGCACCTCAACACGTCCTTCGGCGGCCCGTACAAGATCGTCGGCCCGCGCAGCGAGCTGTACGACACCGTCGCGAACGCTCCCCTCTCCGGCGCGTACGCCGAACCGTCGTTCCCCGGGCACGCCCGCCGGCACCTGGCGGGCTGGGGCGAGGGCTGGCTGCACATGGCCCCGCTGATCCGGGAGGCCGTCACCGCCCAGAAGGCCGACGTCCTGCTGGTCTCGCTCGGCCTGATAGACCTCGGCTTCTACACGGACAGCACCCAAACCGCCCTGAACGCAAGGCAGTTCATAGCCGAGGCACGCGAGGCCAATCCGCATGTACGGATGGTCCTGCTGCCCGTGATCCCGAACATCCGGGCCCAGTCCGACGCTCCCTTCGCGGCCGAGTGCGACCGCTTCAACGAGCTCCTGGCGAAGGCGGTCGCCGACCTGGACACCGCCTCCGCGCCGATCCTGCTCGCGTCGACCCCGCCGTCGTACGACATCCACACCGACACCTACGACGGCACGCACCCGGGCCCGTCCGGCGAGCACAAACTGGCGGCGGCGTTCGCGGCGGCGATGCACCAGGCGTGGGGGCTGGGCGGGCGTTACCAGGCATAGGCGGGCGCCGTCAGATCCGGGCGGGCATCTCCTCGGCCCCCTCCCGGACCGCCCTCGTCGAAAACCGTCAGGCGTACGCCGCCCACCCCGTCACGGCGAACGTGGCACCGTCGCGCCGCACCTCCACCGCGCCCGCTCCCCCGAAGTGCGCCGGAATCACCAACTCCCGCTCGTCCGCCGCGCGTTCGAGGACCCTCCGCCGGCTCGCCGCCGCACCGGCCGTGTCCTCGTCGAAGCAGCTGTTGCACGACGGCTCGAGGATCTGCACCGGGCTGTGCAGCAGATCGCCGACGAAGACCGCCCGGTCACCCCCGGATGCCAGTCTCAGTACCGTCGATCCGGGGGTGTGGCCCGGTGCGGGCTCCAGTGTGAGGTGGGCATCGATGCGGTGGGCGTCCTCCCAGAGCACGGCCTGGCCCGCCCGGCGCACCGGCGCGATGCTGTCCTCGAAGACCAGGCGGTCCCCCTCGCGGCGAGGGCGGCTCCGCTCCGGGTCGAAGTGGGCGTAGTCGGCCGACGGAATGAGATAGCGGGCATTCGGGAAGGCCGGCACCCACTCGCCGTCCCGCTCGACCGTGTTCCAGCCGACATGGTCCACGTGGAGATGCGTGTTCACCACGACGTCGACATCCTCGGGCCGCACTCCGGCCCGGTCCAACTGCCCCAGGAAGTCGGTGCTGAGGTTGTCGAACTGCGGGGAATCCGGCCGCTGCCGCCCATTGCCGACCCCCGTGTCGACCAGTACGGTCCTCCCCTCGCTGCGCAGCACCCAGGTCTGGAGCGCGGCGACGTAGCTGTCGGTGTCCGGCTCCCAGAAGTCCGGTGCCAGCCACTCCTTGTTGTCTCGCCAGAGCTCCTCCGGGCTGCCCGGGACAATCGCCCGGGCAGGACCGAACGGCACCTGCATTTCCTTGATCCTGATGACCTCGACGTCACCCAGCAGGATGCGCTCCACGGCTTCTCCGCCTCTCTTCGGCTGCTCTCTCCGGGTCGAGCCTAGGAGGGGTGCGTTGAGGGTCTCAATGCTCTTTCGGCTCAATCGGATACGCGTACGCCTCATCCATGGCTTCTCTCGATACGCTGGTGCGATGGATGTCGTCAGCGACGCGATCTCGGCCGTACGCATCGGACGGCCCTCGTCCCACCGCGCGCGAGTAGCCGGGACGTGGTGCAGCCGACTCCCCGCCTACGACGGAGCAGGCTTCCACGTCGTACTGGAAGGCAGTTGCTGGCTGCTGCCCGACAGCGGCTCGGCGGTCTCCCTCGGCACGGGCGATGTGGTGCTCCTGCCGCACGGCGCCGGGCATGTGCTCGCCGACGCTCCCGCCGACCGGCACGCCGTCGAGAGAGCGGTGCCGTTCGAGCGCTGGCTCGACGGGCACGGACTGCGGATGGCCACGAGCGCACCACCTGCCGACGCACCCGGCGCGACGGAGCTGCTGTGCGGCAAGTACCGGCTCGACCGGAGCCACACCCACCCTCTGATGACCGAACTGCCCGACGTCATCCACCTCCCGAACCGCATCGGCCGGTACCCCGAACTCCGTGCGGCGATCGACCTGTTGGGATGCGAGATCGGCGCCGCCCGCCCCGGTACGGGCGTGGTCGTTCCCGGCCTGCTCGACCTGCTGCTCGTCTACATGGTGCGCGCCTGGATGGCGGACGGTACGGCCGACGGCAGCGCCGGGTGGCCCGCCGCGCTGAACGACCCGGTGGTGGCCGAGGCGCTGCGCGTCCTGCACGAGGATCCCGCCCTGCCCTGGAGCAACGACCGGCTCGCCGCACAGGTCGGCGTGTCCCGGGCCACGCTCGCGCGCAGGTTCACCGCCCTGGTCGGCCGCCCGCCGATGGCCTACCTGGGCTGGTGGCGGGTAACCCGTGCGGCGGCGATGCTGCGCGACACCCAGGAGCCCCTCGACACCATCGCCCGCCGGGTCGGCTACAGCTCGCCGTACGCCCTCTCCCACGCCTTCAGCCGGCTGTTGGGCACGACGCCCGGCCGATACCGGACGCGGACATCGCAGTAGGGCGGCGTCACGCGAGTGTGCGTGACGCCGCCCCCTGTGTCTGCCGATCTCTGCTTGCCCAGCCGTCAGAACACGAACGGGCCGGGAGACTGCGGCGAAGTAGCCGTGCAGGTCGCGGTGACGCCGAAGACCACGACCTGCAGCGACTTCGCCTCCAGGCTGTCGCCCGCGGCGACCGTTCCGGCGAGCGGGCCGGTGGACACGTCGCTCCCGGCCGGGATCGCCGGGTTGGCGTTGCCGGTGAACATCGTGGTCCCGGAGCCGTTCTTGGTCAGGGTGAGTGTCGACTTGACCGAGTTCGCGGCGAGGTCGACGGGAGAGGTGATGGCCGATGTGGACAAGCTGATGGTCGCGGCCGTCCCGTCCTGAGTGGCCGTGAGCGTCGCCGTCCCCGAACCGAACCAACCGCAGTCGAACGAAATGGTGGCCGTCTCCGGCGTCACCGCGCTCGCGGTGGGTGCCGTCACGAGCGCACCGGCGGCCATTGCGCCGATGCTCAGTAATGCGCCGAATCCGAGTCTGCCGTGTCTCATGAGTCCCGCCTTCGTGTGGGGGTGTACGGGATGACGTCGCCGGCCGCCACTGGGCGGGCTCGGCGTCCGTGGGGTGTGGGGTGTGGGGATGCCCCACGGACTCGGTCCCGCGCCGACCGCTCCGGGCCTGATGGACAGTCAGCGACAGTTGCCATTGGGGCATGTACACCTCAAGAAGACAAGGCCAACGCCATGGCCTCGACACGCAACGACCGGATTCGCCTTGACTAAAGCGCTGCCCGTGTAAGCCGGTTGGCGAGCGTCGACATCGTGTACGTCCCGATACCCATGACCACCTCCAGCGCGTTCTGCTCGGTGTATCCGTGCCCGAGGAACGCCCGAAGCTCCTCATCGCCCACACCTCCGGCGGTACGCAATACCTCCAGCGCGAACTGCCGTACGGCCTCGAGGCGTTCGTCGGGCAGGGGCTCCTGTCCGGCCAGTGCGGCGATCAGCTGATCCTCCGCGCCCAGCGCCCGCAGCTTGCCGGTGTGCATCGCGACGCACACATGGCACTCGTTCCGCGTCGCGATCGTCATGACGACCACCTCGCGCGCGACCGGCTCCAGTGTCGTCTGCTCGAACATCGCACTGAGCTTCAGGAAGCCGTCGAGCAGGTGCGGGGACGTGGCCAGTCTGGCCACGGCGGGCGGCAGGTGACCCAGGCGCTTGACGGTCGACTCCATGGCGCGGCGCGACGCGGCCGGCGCTGATTCCAGGGTGTGCTCGGCGAACATGGCGCGACTCCTATACTCGACAACATGGTTGACGATGAGAACGTAAACCAGGTTGTCGAATCGCGCAACGCTCTTTCCGACGTGCCTGGATACGAGCTGCCCCTCCTCCTCTTCGCCGGGTTCCGCTCACTCATCGACCGGCTGCATGCCGAACTGGCCGAGCAGGGACACCCGGACGTCCGGCCGGCGCACGGGTTCGCCATGCAGGCGATCGGGGCGGGCGGGGCGACGGCGAGCGAGGTCGGCCGGCGGCTCGGGGTCTCCAAGCAGGCGGCCGGCAAGACGGTCGACCGGCTTGTCACCCTGGGCTACGCCGAGCGCACCGACGACCCGGCCGACGCCCGCCGCAAACTCGTCCGGCTCACCCCGCACGGCCTGGACGCCCTCGCCCGCTCGGCCGCGATCTTCGACGAGCTGCGGGCGGAATGGGCGGGTGCGCTCGGCGCCGGGCGGGTGCGCGAGATGGAGGAGTCCCTCCGCGCGGTCGTCCCCGCCGATGCGTTCCGGCTCGACGCCGCGGGCTGGTTCGGCGGCGCGTGACGAATCCTTGCCACGGCGTGCCGTTGTCGCCGTGCGTATCGTTGTACGAGGCGACTGCATGCAACCACGCGGCAGTGGGGAGGAGCGCCACGATGACCGTCGTAGTGAGCGGCAGGATCGACATGGCCGACAACAACGCCGAGCGCTTGGACGAGTGGTTCGAGAGGCTTGAGCAGATGCCCGTCCCCGAGGGAATCAAGGTTGAGATCGTCGGGGGAAGCGTCTTCATGTCGCCACAGCGGAACGTCCATTGGCAGATCATCCGCAGGATCGTCAGAGCACTGGAAGACAGGTTCGGCATGGATGTTGAGGTGCTGTCGGACGTGCGCATCGATTTTCCCGGCCCGGAGAACGGCTTCTGCCCTGACGTGGCAAAGCTCCGCGACGGAGCGGTGGAGGACAGCCGAGGCCGCTGGCACTACGAGGACGTGGAGTTCATTGCCGAGGTGATTTCGAAGGGCACTGCACTCAACGACTACGGGCCGAAGAAGATCGCCTACGCCGTCGCCGAAGTCCCCGTCTTCTTGATCGTTGACCCGTACACCGGTAAGTGCGTCCTCCACACCGAGCCGAAGGACGGGGAGTACACGACCGAGACGAAGGTCTCCTTCGGGCAGCCGGTCGACCTCGGCGCCACCCCCGTCGGCCTCACCCTCACCACCGACGAGTTTCCCCGCGACTGACCGGCAGCTTCCGGCAGCTACCGCCGAGGTTCCTCGCCCCGAGCGCACGACTGCCGCGCGCGGGCCCCGCCAAGACGTCCCGCGCGCCGCACCGTTCTGCCGGCTTACCAGGCGAACGCCTCGGGGGACGGGCCCGGGCCGGGGAAGATCTCGTCCAGGGAGGCCAGTACCTCCTCCGAGAGCTCCAGTTCCACGGCGCGCAGGGCCGAGGCGAGCTGGTCGGCGGTGCGCGGGCCGACGATGGGACCGGTCACGCCGGGGCGGGTGAGCAGCCAGGCCAGGGCCGTCTCGCCGGGCTCGAGGCCGTGCTTGTCGAGCAGGTCTTCGTACGACTGGATCTGCGCCCGTACGGAGGTGCTGGCCAGCGCGTCCGCCGAGCGGCCGCCGGTCGAGCGGGTTCCTGCTCCCTCCCGCTCCTTGCGCAGTACGCCGCCGAGCAGCCCGCCGTGCAGCGGGGACCAGGGGATGACCCCGAGGCCGTACTCCTGGGCGGCCGGGATGACCTCCATCTCGGCGCGGCGCTCGGCGAGGTTGTACAGGCACTGCTCGCTGACCAGACCGAGGCTGCCCCTGCGGGCCGCGGCCTCATTGGCCTGGGCGATCTTGTAGCCGGGGAAGTTGGACGAACCGACGTAGAGGATCTTGCCCTGCTGGATCAGGAGGTCGATCGCCTGCCAGATCTCCTCGAACGGGGTCCGGCGGTCGATGTGGTGGAACTGGTAGATGTCGATGTAGTCCGTCTGGAGGCGCTTCAGAGAGGCCTCGACCGAGCGGCGGATATTGAGCGCGGAGAGCCGGTCGTGGTTGGGCCAGACCGTGTCGCTGTCCGACGTCATCCTGCCGTACCCCTTGGTACCGAGGACGACCTTGTCGCGGCGGTCGCCGCCCTTGCCGAACCAGGAGCCGATGATCGATTCCGTACGGCCCTTGTTCTCGCCCCAGCCGTAGACATTGGCCGTGTCGAAGAAGTTCAGGCCCGCGTCCAGCGCGTTGTCCATGATCGCGTGGCTGGCCGCTTCGTCCGTCTGCGGGCCGAAGTTCATCGTCCCCAGCACGATGCGGCTGACCTTGAGTCCGGTGCGTCCCAGCTGCGTGTATCTCATGCGGTTCAGCCAACGCCTTTGAGTCCACTCAAGGCAAGGGAGGTCCCCCGAACGCGCCGGGGAGCGCCTGGGTCTCGGTGTGCGAAGGGATTTCCGCGCTCTCCAGCGCTCCCCGCGCTCTCCAGCGCTGTCCGCGTTCTCCAGCGCTGTCCGCGTGATCGCGCGTATCCCGTCGGCAGTGGCCTCTCGTGCGCCACGGTGACGACTGCCGGCCGGGGCGACTGCCGCCGCTACTGACCGACCGCGGCCGCCACCGCGATGATCGCGAACAGCAGTACCAGCGCGCCGGCCATGATCTGGTTTCTGGTCTTGGGATTCACGCAACGAGGTTAACTCGCCCGTTCGAGTGGCCAGGACCCGACCGTCTCGTACCGCGGCTGTTCGCCCCTGATCCCGCTCACCGGCAGATTGCTGCGTACCAGTGCGAGCTCGCCCACCTGCCAGGGCGTGCCCTCGAACGTGTCCAGCTCCTCGACGTACGGCCGCAGGTCCGCCTCGTCCCGGCTGCTCCGGGCGATCGTCAGATGCGCCTGGTAGCGCCGGTGCTCCTCCATGGTGATCCCGGCCCGCCGCGCCGCCGCGTCCGCGCGTTCGGCGAGCAGTCGCATCTCCGCGATGCCGCCGGCGGCCCCGACCCACAGCGCCCGCTGCCCGAACCGGCCGCCGCGGTGGACGCGCAGGGGGAAGGCCGCGGTCCGGTGGGCGGCCCGCCCGAGCCGCTCGTGCAGCTCGGGCAGCAGCTCGTCGTCGACCTCGCCCATGAAAGCGAGCGTGAAGTGCCAGCCGGCCCGGCCGGTCCAGCGGAGTCCATCCGCCCCGGGGAGGGTGTGCAACTCCTCTACAGCCACGGCGAGTTCGTCGACGGCCGGTGGGGGTGGCAGTACCGCGGCGAAGAGTCTCATGCGTCCCAGTCTGCCGGGCGCG
This region includes:
- a CDS encoding ATP-binding cassette domain-containing protein, which codes for MNEYAVLAEAIQKRYGEKRALDGFDLAVRKGTVHGLLGPNGAGKTTAVRVLATLLRFDGGRAEVAGIDVARDPRRVRSRIGLAGQSAALDGTLTGRQNLEMFGRLFHLGGKRAVLRAGELLEQFDLVEAGGKGVGAYSGGMRRRLDLAASMILAPDVLFLDEPTVGLDPRGRGEVWDAVRALVAGGTTVLLTTQYLDEADKLASHITVIDQGRAIADDTPDGLKNTVGGDRIEVVVGEAADLPAAFKAVARVADTGPETDEAERRVHAAVTDRVAALTDVARTLQEEGVGVEDIGLRRPSLDDVFLRLTGRRTETTGKEAVA
- a CDS encoding TetR/AcrR family transcriptional regulator, whose product is MTTTETSGSGDVSRSLELLWGTGERPTRGPKPGLTLDRIVTTAIEVADAEGLAAVSMRRLSTELGTGTMSLYRYVPGKAELLDLMLDRVQGVPPTAAQPEPDADWRAAVERLARAHLELFRAHPWLLNINQSRAVLGPHTVRGLELSLAALQGMGLSDPELISVIITVQSFVYGMARMEIQTVEAARETGLSDEDFWGNQQPFLEKAMMSGEFPLMAALSEDAFGEFDHFGFGLRRLVDGLEVLVRQRAEGGAEG
- a CDS encoding WD40 repeat domain-containing protein — its product is MRSLPYVTGAAAAAAVVLLTAAGPAVADDSDFTIKDPRVKESSGLAASRAHPGIYWTHNDQDEPRVFAVDSRTGETVATITMTGVGKPRDMEAISVGADGSVYVGDIGDNLDGSWDHVWIYRFPEPKELKDATVRATQFTVKYADGARNAEAMMVHPKTGRVYIASKNEDGGGLYEGPATLTASGTNTFRRIGDVPWVTDGAFSPDGKELVLRSYFSARGYEWKNGRLGADHRVRAPIQGQAESVTYSSDGKALMFGSEGDQSGVERVALDKDSVSGGGDKSPSEEGGSVADDGISGDGGNSLTYGVLILGGAAALVLGLKRLLRRR
- a CDS encoding GDSL-type esterase/lipase family protein; this translates as MRFMFVGDSMTIGRAGDFTWRFRMWQHLNTSFGGPYKIVGPRSELYDTVANAPLSGAYAEPSFPGHARRHLAGWGEGWLHMAPLIREAVTAQKADVLLVSLGLIDLGFYTDSTQTALNARQFIAEAREANPHVRMVLLPVIPNIRAQSDAPFAAECDRFNELLAKAVADLDTASAPILLASTPPSYDIHTDTYDGTHPGPSGEHKLAAAFAAAMHQAWGLGGRYQA
- a CDS encoding MBL fold metallo-hydrolase; this translates as MQVPFGPARAIVPGSPEELWRDNKEWLAPDFWEPDTDSYVAALQTWVLRSEGRTVLVDTGVGNGRQRPDSPQFDNLSTDFLGQLDRAGVRPEDVDVVVNTHLHVDHVGWNTVERDGEWVPAFPNARYLIPSADYAHFDPERSRPRREGDRLVFEDSIAPVRRAGQAVLWEDAHRIDAHLTLEPAPGHTPGSTVLRLASGGDRAVFVGDLLHSPVQILEPSCNSCFDEDTAGAAASRRRVLERAADERELVIPAHFGGAGAVEVRRDGATFAVTGWAAYA
- a CDS encoding AraC family transcriptional regulator; amino-acid sequence: MDVVSDAISAVRIGRPSSHRARVAGTWCSRLPAYDGAGFHVVLEGSCWLLPDSGSAVSLGTGDVVLLPHGAGHVLADAPADRHAVERAVPFERWLDGHGLRMATSAPPADAPGATELLCGKYRLDRSHTHPLMTELPDVIHLPNRIGRYPELRAAIDLLGCEIGAARPGTGVVVPGLLDLLLVYMVRAWMADGTADGSAGWPAALNDPVVAEALRVLHEDPALPWSNDRLAAQVGVSRATLARRFTALVGRPPMAYLGWWRVTRAAAMLRDTQEPLDTIARRVGYSSPYALSHAFSRLLGTTPGRYRTRTSQ
- a CDS encoding carboxymuconolactone decarboxylase family protein, with amino-acid sequence MFAEHTLESAPAASRRAMESTVKRLGHLPPAVARLATSPHLLDGFLKLSAMFEQTTLEPVAREVVVMTIATRNECHVCVAMHTGKLRALGAEDQLIAALAGQEPLPDERLEAVRQFALEVLRTAGGVGDEELRAFLGHGYTEQNALEVVMGIGTYTMSTLANRLTRAAL
- a CDS encoding MarR family winged helix-turn-helix transcriptional regulator, which encodes MVDDENVNQVVESRNALSDVPGYELPLLLFAGFRSLIDRLHAELAEQGHPDVRPAHGFAMQAIGAGGATASEVGRRLGVSKQAAGKTVDRLVTLGYAERTDDPADARRKLVRLTPHGLDALARSAAIFDELRAEWAGALGAGRVREMEESLRAVVPADAFRLDAAGWFGGA
- a CDS encoding Uma2 family endonuclease, whose translation is MTVVVSGRIDMADNNAERLDEWFERLEQMPVPEGIKVEIVGGSVFMSPQRNVHWQIIRRIVRALEDRFGMDVEVLSDVRIDFPGPENGFCPDVAKLRDGAVEDSRGRWHYEDVEFIAEVISKGTALNDYGPKKIAYAVAEVPVFLIVDPYTGKCVLHTEPKDGEYTTETKVSFGQPVDLGATPVGLTLTTDEFPRD
- a CDS encoding aldo/keto reductase, translating into MRYTQLGRTGLKVSRIVLGTMNFGPQTDEAASHAIMDNALDAGLNFFDTANVYGWGENKGRTESIIGSWFGKGGDRRDKVVLGTKGYGRMTSDSDTVWPNHDRLSALNIRRSVEASLKRLQTDYIDIYQFHHIDRRTPFEEIWQAIDLLIQQGKILYVGSSNFPGYKIAQANEAAARRGSLGLVSEQCLYNLAERRAEMEVIPAAQEYGLGVIPWSPLHGGLLGGVLRKEREGAGTRSTGGRSADALASTSVRAQIQSYEDLLDKHGLEPGETALAWLLTRPGVTGPIVGPRTADQLASALRAVELELSEEVLASLDEIFPGPGPSPEAFAW
- the thpR gene encoding RNA 2',3'-cyclic phosphodiesterase, with amino-acid sequence MRLFAAVLPPPPAVDELAVAVEELHTLPGADGLRWTGRAGWHFTLAFMGEVDDELLPELHERLGRAAHRTAAFPLRVHRGGRFGQRALWVGAAGGIAEMRLLAERADAAARRAGITMEEHRRYQAHLTIARSSRDEADLRPYVEELDTFEGTPWQVGELALVRSNLPVSGIRGEQPRYETVGSWPLERAS